From a single Actinomycetes bacterium genomic region:
- the disA gene encoding DNA integrity scanning diadenylate cyclase DisA has product MDKEEEKLLLESLKRVSPGTELRTGIEYILQAKTGALVVVGDSDEVLKLVNGGFYIGTIFSPAKFYELAKMDGAIILSSDAKKILYANTHLFPRPDIETSETGTRHRTAERVAKQTKNLVISLSQKRDIVTLYIDNIKYMLEEPRVVLSKANQALQTLEKYKKGLDQLTFNLTIRELEDLVTLFDAVSVLQRSAIVQKTEKEVRKYIYELGADGRLLKMQVEELMANVVDDSIKIIKDYSHPKKEETASQIKDQINSLSAEELLDLDRIARIIGYEPEGNLREFNVHPLGIRIVTEARRLPQTVLNNLMERFGNLSNIMAAGIDDLIEVNGMGKIRAKSLYDKLKKFSEYYLYNEPYNLRGGVVQKLNL; this is encoded by the coding sequence ATGGACAAAGAAGAAGAAAAATTATTGCTGGAGAGCCTTAAAAGGGTATCTCCGGGTACCGAGCTAAGGACTGGGATTGAATACATACTTCAGGCTAAAACCGGAGCCCTGGTGGTGGTTGGCGACTCGGATGAGGTGCTCAAGCTGGTAAATGGCGGTTTTTATATTGGCACCATATTTTCTCCTGCCAAGTTTTATGAACTGGCCAAGATGGACGGGGCTATAATTTTATCTTCTGATGCCAAGAAAATTCTTTATGCTAATACCCACCTGTTTCCCAGGCCGGATATCGAGACTTCAGAAACTGGAACCAGGCACCGGACAGCAGAGAGGGTAGCCAAGCAGACCAAAAACCTGGTTATTTCTTTATCCCAGAAAAGGGATATCGTAACCCTTTATATAGATAATATAAAGTATATGCTGGAAGAGCCCAGAGTGGTTCTTTCCAAGGCCAACCAGGCTCTGCAGACCCTGGAAAAATATAAGAAAGGCCTGGATCAGCTCACCTTCAACCTCACTATCAGGGAACTGGAAGATCTGGTTACCTTATTTGATGCGGTTAGCGTGTTACAGAGATCAGCAATTGTCCAGAAGACGGAAAAAGAGGTAAGGAAATATATTTATGAGCTGGGGGCAGATGGCAGGCTTCTAAAAATGCAGGTGGAAGAGTTAATGGCCAATGTGGTTGATGACAGCATCAAGATTATCAAAGACTATTCTCATCCCAAGAAAGAAGAGACTGCTTCCCAGATTAAGGATCAGATAAATTCTCTTTCTGCTGAGGAGTTGCTGGACCTGGACCGGATAGCTAGAATTATTGGATATGAACCTGAAGGCAACCTCAGGGAATTTAATGTCCATCCCCTGGGAATCAGAATAGTTACCGAAGCCAGGAGGCTGCCCCAGACTGTATTAAATAACCTAATGGAAAGATTTGGTAATCTGAGCAATATTATGGCTGCCGGCATTGATGATTTGATAGAAGTTAATGGTATGGGCAAGATAAGAGCTAAGTCCCTTTATGATAAGCTGAAGAAGTTCTCTGAATATTATCTGTATAATGAACCTTATAATTTAAGGGGAGGGGTAGTACAAAAACTTAATTTGTGA
- the ispD gene encoding 2-C-methyl-D-erythritol 4-phosphate cytidylyltransferase produces the protein MNVAIITAAGKGTRLKSNVSKQFLNLYGKPIVAHTLETFQKASKIDQIYLVVPKEYLDFCTKNIINKYKYSKIMKVVLGGSTRQQSVYRALKSLPETTSIVSVHDGVRPLVTADEVDKIVTSLQSSNQKDPDIQGVIMAAPAYETIKKIKDNDIIEKTIQRDLVWHAQTPQVFFYQTLMAAHKQAIESKFTGTDDAGLVELVGYKVKIFRGRHENIKITTPTDLFLAELIMSRKDRR, from the coding sequence ATGAATGTTGCCATAATTACTGCTGCTGGTAAAGGTACCAGGTTAAAAAGCAATGTCAGTAAACAATTTTTAAACCTGTATGGAAAACCCATAGTAGCCCATACTCTGGAAACTTTCCAAAAAGCCTCTAAAATAGACCAAATTTATCTGGTGGTTCCCAAAGAGTACCTGGATTTTTGCACCAAAAATATTATCAATAAATACAAGTACAGTAAAATAATGAAAGTAGTGCTTGGAGGAAGTACCCGCCAGCAATCGGTTTACAGGGCATTAAAGAGCCTTCCCGAGACTACCAGCATTGTATCGGTACATGATGGAGTAAGGCCCCTGGTAACAGCGGATGAGGTGGATAAAATTGTAACCAGCCTTCAATCATCCAACCAGAAGGATCCGGATATACAGGGGGTAATAATGGCTGCTCCCGCTTATGAGACCATTAAGAAGATTAAAGATAATGATATAATTGAAAAGACCATACAGCGGGATCTGGTATGGCATGCGCAGACACCCCAGGTTTTTTTTTACCAAACCCTTATGGCGGCCCATAAACAGGCTATAGAATCCAAATTTACCGGAACCGATGATGCAGGGCTGGTGGAACTGGTGGGCTACAAGGTTAAGATATTCCGGGGAAGGCATGAAAATATTAAAATAACCACTCCTACTGATTTATTTCTAGCGGAGCTGATAATGAGCAGGAAAGACAGAAGATAG
- the ispF gene encoding 2-C-methyl-D-erythritol 2,4-cyclodiphosphate synthase: protein MRVGTGYDVHRLKEGRKLILGGVEIEYHLGLGGHSDADVLVHAVMDALLGAAGLADIGVHFPDSDMEYKGISSLKLLARVKQLILKNGLAVVNIDSTIIAQKPKLAPYIPQMKENMAGVLGLDTGAVGVKATTTEGLGFCGQELGIAAQSVALLT from the coding sequence TTGAGGGTAGGAACAGGATACGATGTTCACCGGCTAAAAGAAGGCAGAAAACTCATTCTGGGAGGCGTGGAAATAGAGTATCACCTGGGATTGGGCGGCCACTCCGATGCCGATGTGCTGGTGCATGCGGTAATGGATGCCCTGCTGGGAGCAGCCGGTCTTGCAGATATAGGGGTTCATTTTCCGGACAGCGATATGGAGTATAAGGGTATATCCAGTCTAAAGCTGCTGGCCAGGGTAAAACAGTTGATTTTAAAAAATGGGCTGGCAGTGGTAAATATTGATTCTACTATTATCGCTCAGAAGCCAAAACTTGCTCCCTATATACCGCAGATGAAAGAAAATATGGCCGGGGTTCTGGGCCTGGATACTGGTGCGGTAGGGGTTAAAGCCACCACCACCGAGGGTCTTGGCTTTTGTGGGCAGGAACTGGGTATTGCTGCCCAGAGTGTGGCTCTGCTGACCTAG
- the cysE gene encoding serine O-acetyltransferase yields MGLIGEIREQVKVAKERDPAAVSSLEIIATYSGLHAVVSHRIAHWLYIKKIPFLPRWFSQVSRFFTGIEIHPAAKIGRKLFIDHGMGVVIGETTEIGDDVTIYQGVTLGGTGKEKGKRHPTIGNGVVISAGAKVLGSINIGNEAIIGAQAVVINPVPERCTVVGVPGRIVKVGGEKVLSDEFHRMKLPDPVNELLSDCCARISFLEQELKKVKKGKGKQEDG; encoded by the coding sequence ATGGGACTAATCGGTGAAATTAGGGAACAGGTAAAGGTAGCCAAAGAGCGCGATCCGGCCGCAGTAAGCAGCCTGGAGATTATTGCTACTTATTCCGGACTTCATGCGGTGGTAAGCCACCGGATTGCCCATTGGCTGTACATAAAAAAGATTCCGTTTTTACCCCGCTGGTTTTCCCAGGTCAGCCGTTTTTTTACCGGAATTGAAATACACCCGGCAGCTAAAATCGGCAGGAAGCTGTTCATAGATCACGGGATGGGAGTAGTCATCGGCGAGACCACAGAAATAGGTGATGACGTTACCATATACCAGGGAGTTACTTTGGGCGGCACTGGCAAGGAAAAGGGAAAGAGGCACCCCACTATCGGTAACGGGGTAGTCATATCCGCGGGAGCCAAGGTGCTTGGCTCTATAAATATAGGCAATGAAGCCATAATTGGAGCACAGGCAGTAGTTATCAACCCGGTTCCGGAAAGATGTACGGTAGTAGGAGTTCCGGGGAGGATAGTAAAAGTCGGCGGAGAGAAGGTGCTCTCCGATGAATTTCACCGGATGAAGCTGCCGGATCCGGTAAATGAATTGCTTAGTGACTGCTGTGCAAGGATAAGCTTTTTGGAACAAGAGCTTAAAAAAGTAAAAAAAGGAAAGGGAAAACAGGAAGATGGATAA
- the cysS gene encoding cysteine--tRNA ligase, whose amino-acid sequence MDKLKVYNTLTRKKEEFIPAKKQKVSMYVCGPTVYNYISIGNSRPIVVFNMVKNYLEYRGYMVDFVQNITDIEDKIINKANQEQVSYKQITQRYIEAFLEDIDNLKVGPFSHMPLATDMIGQIIDTIQAIIENGYGYVADGNVYFEVGKFSGYGKLSGQRTEEMQSQDDGQETGKKNRVDFTLWKKAKPGEPSWESPWGSGRPGWHIECSAMSTDLLGNPIDIHGGGLDLVFPHHENEIAQSEAAHPRQKQFVRYWMHNGMIEVKDEKMSKSSGLKKNWILKNLLKQYNHNMIKMYMLSTHYRSPLEFSEEKLQEAKKAVSRIASALRNMKFLMDEQLEKEGQKTDRSRLKDIADRGTERFTQIMNDDFNSAGAIGDIFEMVKNINMVIQDPEFKNSQKFKQGLQLAYSRIIELAKVLGFNLEEEIESGSQQQAISEDEIKKLIDKRNQARAGRDYQEADRIRQLLAGQGIILEDRKEGTIYRYENEESHL is encoded by the coding sequence ATGGATAAGCTCAAGGTCTATAATACACTTACCAGAAAGAAAGAAGAATTTATTCCGGCCAAAAAGCAGAAAGTAAGTATGTATGTATGCGGACCTACCGTATATAATTATATATCCATTGGAAACTCCCGCCCCATAGTGGTGTTCAATATGGTAAAAAATTACCTGGAATACCGGGGTTATATGGTTGATTTTGTACAGAATATTACCGATATTGAAGATAAGATAATAAATAAAGCCAACCAGGAACAGGTAAGCTATAAGCAGATAACCCAAAGGTACATAGAAGCTTTTTTAGAAGATATTGATAACCTTAAAGTAGGTCCCTTCAGCCATATGCCGCTGGCCACTGATATGATCGGCCAGATAATAGATACCATCCAGGCCATAATTGAAAACGGGTATGGATATGTGGCTGATGGGAATGTTTATTTTGAGGTAGGCAAGTTTTCCGGTTACGGGAAACTCAGCGGACAGCGGACCGAAGAGATGCAAAGCCAGGATGATGGCCAGGAAACAGGAAAGAAAAACAGGGTGGATTTTACCCTGTGGAAAAAGGCCAAGCCCGGAGAGCCCAGCTGGGAAAGCCCCTGGGGAAGTGGTAGGCCCGGGTGGCATATTGAGTGCTCGGCCATGTCCACAGATTTACTTGGCAACCCCATAGACATACACGGGGGAGGTCTGGACCTGGTATTTCCTCATCATGAAAATGAGATTGCCCAGTCAGAAGCTGCTCACCCCCGGCAGAAACAGTTTGTGAGGTACTGGATGCATAACGGAATGATTGAGGTAAAAGACGAAAAAATGTCGAAGTCCAGCGGATTGAAGAAAAACTGGATCCTTAAAAACCTGCTTAAACAATACAACCATAATATGATTAAGATGTATATGTTGTCCACTCACTACCGCAGCCCGCTTGAGTTTAGTGAAGAAAAGCTGCAGGAAGCAAAAAAAGCGGTTTCCAGGATTGCCAGCGCTTTAAGGAATATGAAATTCTTAATGGATGAGCAGTTAGAGAAAGAAGGCCAAAAAACAGATAGGTCAAGGCTTAAGGATATTGCCGATAGAGGTACAGAACGGTTTACCCAGATCATGAATGATGATTTTAATTCAGCCGGGGCCATTGGAGATATCTTTGAAATGGTCAAGAATATAAATATGGTTATACAGGACCCGGAATTCAAGAATAGCCAAAAGTTTAAACAAGGGCTTCAGTTGGCCTACAGCCGGATAATCGAGCTGGCCAAAGTTTTAGGTTTCAACCTGGAGGAAGAAATAGAATCAGGCAGCCAGCAGCAGGCCATAAGCGAGGATGAAATCAAAAAGCTTATTGATAAGAGGAACCAGGCCAGGGCCGGCAGGGATTATCAGGAGGCAGACAGAATCAGGCAGCTTTTAGCAGGCCAAGGGATAATTTTAGAGGACAGGAAAGAAGGAACCATATACAGATATGAAAATGAAGAAAGCCACCTATAA
- a CDS encoding nitroreductase family protein — protein MKMKKATYNLIINRRSIRKFLPQPIDMKILAEVVNAARLAPSAANVQPLEYVVVDDKDQTENIFPLTTWAGYIQPEGTPPAGQRPTAYVAVVVNQEIARSDYYLVDMGLAVENLILAAAEQGIGSCIIGACDKEKIGEIVNLPSNRKVELVIALGYPAEKPVAEDAESDSIKYYQDSRGRLHVPKRHLKAIMQHNRY, from the coding sequence ATGAAAATGAAGAAAGCCACCTATAATTTAATAATAAATCGCCGCAGCATCAGAAAATTTTTACCACAGCCCATAGATATGAAAATATTGGCGGAGGTGGTAAATGCGGCCAGGCTGGCACCCAGCGCGGCCAATGTACAGCCTTTAGAATATGTAGTGGTAGATGATAAAGACCAGACAGAAAATATTTTCCCGCTTACCACATGGGCAGGCTATATTCAGCCCGAGGGTACGCCGCCAGCCGGTCAGCGGCCTACGGCCTATGTGGCAGTGGTGGTTAATCAGGAAATTGCCAGATCTGACTATTATTTAGTTGACATGGGCCTGGCGGTTGAAAACCTTATACTGGCGGCAGCAGAACAAGGCATAGGCAGCTGCATAATAGGGGCCTGCGACAAGGAGAAGATAGGCGAAATTGTTAATCTGCCTTCTAACCGGAAAGTTGAGCTGGTAATAGCTTTAGGCTATCCGGCAGAGAAGCCGGTGGCCGAAGATGCAGAGTCAGACTCTATAAAATACTACCAGGATTCCAGGGGCAGGCTGCATGTTCCCAAAAGACATCTGAAAGCTATAATGCAACATAACCGGTACTGA
- the rlmB gene encoding 23S rRNA (guanosine(2251)-2'-O)-methyltransferase RlmB has translation MARDRNREYVYGNNAVMAVLDTNAGNRKIYKLFIKKNKKRSPIIKSITDLCRKKNVQVIEQDGHRFDSYFEPHLSRLDLESAQGIILEVSPYNYYDLDHYLNSQTTGKSFLIMLDGVTDVGNFGSVLRNCSAFGADGIIVAKNRSVQVNQRVAKTSAGALEKVRVFRVTNLARTMEKLKDNQFWVYGSQVENAESIQKAPLNFPLVMVMGSEFKGISALIAKKCDYLVRIDMSQNIQSLNVSVASGIIMYWIYKGLKS, from the coding sequence ATGGCCAGGGACAGAAACAGGGAGTATGTTTACGGTAATAATGCAGTAATGGCAGTACTTGATACCAATGCCGGCAACCGGAAAATATATAAGCTGTTTATAAAGAAGAATAAAAAAAGATCCCCCATTATCAAGTCCATAACCGATCTGTGCCGTAAAAAAAATGTACAAGTCATAGAGCAGGACGGACACCGCTTTGATAGCTATTTTGAACCGCATTTAAGCCGGCTGGATCTGGAATCAGCCCAGGGTATCATCCTGGAGGTTTCTCCCTACAACTACTATGATCTGGATCATTATTTAAACTCACAGACAACCGGTAAGAGTTTTTTAATTATGCTTGACGGGGTAACCGATGTGGGCAATTTTGGCTCCGTTTTAAGGAACTGCAGCGCTTTTGGGGCTGACGGCATAATAGTTGCAAAAAACAGGAGTGTGCAGGTAAACCAGAGAGTGGCCAAGACCTCTGCCGGCGCCCTGGAAAAGGTCAGGGTTTTCAGGGTTACCAATCTTGCCCGGACTATGGAGAAATTAAAGGATAACCAGTTCTGGGTATACGGTTCCCAGGTTGAGAATGCGGAAAGCATACAGAAAGCTCCCTTAAATTTTCCCCTGGTTATGGTGATGGGTAGTGAATTTAAGGGGATAAGTGCTCTTATAGCCAAAAAGTGTGATTACCTGGTAAGGATTGATATGAGCCAAAATATCCAGTCTTTGAATGTATCTGTGGCTAGTGGCATAATAATGTATTGGATTTATAAAGGGTTAAAATCATGA
- a CDS encoding NYN domain-containing protein, with product MNELIIVDGYNFIFNFVPEQGMDNDRLAFYRDRLINDLAGYSEARGRGVVVVFDARHSNNSGRTTHAFDKIKVIYSKRGETADTVIEEMVNRDRTHSKIFVVTSDYLQQKVIFKKNIYRISSREFGLQLNQFKSELRREVKEINRKSESSFYNLGTRLSKKALDDFTKIRNN from the coding sequence ATGAACGAGCTGATAATAGTTGACGGATACAATTTTATATTTAATTTCGTCCCGGAGCAGGGGATGGATAATGACCGTCTGGCCTTCTACCGTGACCGGCTGATTAATGACCTTGCCGGCTATAGTGAAGCCAGAGGCCGGGGAGTAGTAGTGGTATTTGATGCCAGGCACAGCAACAATTCCGGCAGGACTACCCATGCTTTTGATAAGATTAAGGTTATCTATTCCAAACGGGGCGAGACTGCGGATACGGTAATAGAAGAAATGGTTAACCGGGACAGAACCCACAGCAAAATATTTGTAGTTACCTCCGATTACCTGCAGCAGAAAGTGATATTTAAAAAAAACATATACCGGATATCATCCCGTGAGTTCGGGCTGCAGCTAAATCAGTTTAAATCAGAGTTGAGGAGAGAAGTAAAAGAGATAAACAGAAAATCCGAAAGCTCCTTTTATAACCTGGGTACCAGATTAAGTAAAAAGGCTCTGGATGACTTCACTAAAATCAGGAATAATTAG
- a CDS encoding thermonuclease family protein: MTSLKSGIISIIPLLLIVLLLSSCGLAYNAEQPAGNSHDGLYEVSKVIDGDTLIVKNGKRVRLIGINTPEKGQYFYQESRQVLKAMVGGQQLTLERDVSETDQYGRWLRYVYVGDLFVNLEMVKRGFAHAYTYPPDVMYQQLLVEAQSHAQKNNLGLWQKTDVSLEISINYDAPGNDNENINEEYVVITSTSDEPVDLSGYTIKDSGTNIFKFPRLLLDRGEKVFIYSGKGNQGEGKLFWGSDTPIWNNSGDTLYLRNTEGLLVDIYSY, translated from the coding sequence ATGACTTCACTAAAATCAGGAATAATTAGCATAATACCTCTATTACTGATAGTACTGCTCTTATCATCATGCGGGCTGGCCTATAATGCAGAACAGCCGGCCGGGAACAGCCATGATGGTCTATATGAAGTTTCTAAAGTAATTGACGGCGATACACTGATAGTCAAAAACGGTAAAAGGGTCAGGCTTATTGGAATCAATACCCCGGAAAAAGGCCAGTATTTTTACCAGGAATCCAGGCAAGTACTTAAAGCCATGGTGGGTGGACAGCAGCTGACCCTGGAGAGGGATGTATCTGAAACTGACCAGTATGGAAGATGGCTGAGATATGTCTATGTTGGCGACCTGTTTGTAAATCTGGAGATGGTTAAAAGGGGGTTTGCCCATGCTTATACCTATCCTCCGGATGTAATGTACCAGCAGCTGTTAGTGGAGGCTCAGAGCCATGCCCAAAAAAACAATCTGGGATTATGGCAAAAAACAGATGTCTCTCTGGAAATATCCATAAATTATGATGCTCCGGGAAACGATAATGAAAACATAAACGAAGAATATGTAGTAATTACCAGCACCTCCGATGAGCCGGTGGACTTATCCGGCTATACCATTAAGGACAGCGGCACCAATATCTTTAAATTTCCCCGTCTGCTGCTTGACAGGGGAGAAAAGGTATTTATATACAGCGGAAAGGGAAACCAGGGGGAAGGCAAGCTGTTCTGGGGAAGTGATACCCCCATATGGAATAATAGCGGGGACACCCTGTACCTGAGAAACACCGAGGGCCTGCTGGTTGATATTTACAGTTATTAG
- a CDS encoding methylenetetrahydrofolate reductase C-terminal domain-containing protein, whose protein sequence is MASNTEIKEFKPQPKKFLHLRCMYRMLFFLEEKLKELMFDCRSCGQCILSTTGFVCPMRCPKELRNGPCGGSQDGQCEVDSGKRCVWNEIFEGTEALNRIKMLYGFQVPTDKQLKDTSAVVNYADQRIEGMKLALPDKGNILGQLLRILFRIIRIRWRKLIHPSRYWFKYESHYKGA, encoded by the coding sequence ATGGCTTCCAACACCGAAATTAAAGAGTTTAAACCACAGCCTAAAAAATTTCTGCATCTAAGATGTATGTACAGAATGCTTTTTTTCCTGGAAGAAAAGCTAAAAGAATTAATGTTTGACTGCAGATCATGCGGGCAGTGCATTTTATCCACTACCGGGTTTGTATGCCCCATGAGATGCCCCAAAGAACTTCGAAACGGCCCCTGCGGAGGTTCCCAGGATGGCCAGTGTGAGGTAGACAGCGGCAAGAGATGCGTATGGAACGAAATTTTTGAAGGAACCGAGGCCCTGAACCGGATAAAAATGCTTTACGGATTTCAGGTACCTACCGACAAACAGCTTAAGGACACCTCGGCAGTGGTAAATTATGCTGACCAGCGCATAGAAGGCATGAAGCTTGCCCTGCCCGACAAGGGAAATATACTGGGCCAGCTACTCAGGATACTTTTCCGTATAATCAGGATAAGGTGGAGAAAGCTGATACATCCTTCCAGGTACTGGTTTAAATATGAGTCCCACTACAAGGGAGCCTAA
- a CDS encoding ferrous iron transport protein A — MEEKNLMPLASVKPNIEMTIVNIAGGYGIRRKLADMGLVPGTKVKVVSRNMLGPVILAVRNYRLAIGRGVASKIMVD, encoded by the coding sequence ATGGAAGAGAAAAATCTGATGCCGCTGGCATCGGTAAAACCAAATATTGAGATGACCATAGTAAATATAGCCGGTGGCTATGGAATAAGAAGGAAACTGGCGGATATGGGCCTGGTGCCCGGCACCAAGGTAAAGGTAGTAAGCAGAAACATGCTGGGGCCGGTGATACTTGCAGTCAGGAATTACCGTCTGGCTATAGGCAGGGGAGTAGCTTCCAAAATAATGGTTGACTAA
- the accC gene encoding acetyl-CoA carboxylase biotin carboxylase subunit, with protein sequence MFKRVLVANRGEIAIRIIRACKELGLETVAVYSTADRDSIHTRIADRSICIGPPPPQKSYLDIKNIISAAEITSCDALHPGYGFLSENQSLVDACNQNDLTFIGPPKQAIMLAGNKSRAIEVMKENRIPVIPGSSGNVTDTRQAAKIAARVGYPLIIKASFGGGGKGMRICNNKKELLEYFPVAISESRSSFGTGEVYIEKYIPRPRHIEFQIIADNYGHISCVGERECSIQRRHQKLIEEAPSTALSARDRRVMSEVAIKAARCIDYQNLGTIEFLLDSHNNFYFIEINTRIQVEHPVTEMVTGMDLVKQQIKLAAGEKLKPRNNQLDRGNSIEFRINAEDPDKNFSPSPGKITDYYLPGGPGIRVDTFIHSNYTISPFYDSLIAKLIVWGNDRTEAIARSKRALEEFKVEGIKTTIPFYKKVLENKKFVEGKIHTHFIEEELGV encoded by the coding sequence TTGTTTAAAAGAGTCCTGGTGGCCAACCGGGGGGAAATAGCCATAAGAATAATCAGGGCCTGCAAAGAACTGGGACTGGAAACAGTAGCAGTGTATTCTACTGCAGACCGGGATTCCATCCATACCAGGATTGCTGACCGCAGCATATGCATTGGCCCCCCTCCGCCTCAGAAGAGTTACCTGGATATTAAAAACATTATTTCTGCTGCAGAAATCACCAGCTGTGATGCCCTTCATCCCGGCTATGGTTTTTTATCTGAAAACCAGTCACTGGTAGATGCCTGCAACCAGAATGACCTAACCTTTATCGGTCCTCCAAAGCAGGCCATTATGCTGGCCGGCAATAAATCCAGGGCAATAGAAGTAATGAAGGAAAACAGGATTCCGGTAATACCCGGCTCGTCAGGCAACGTTACTGATACCAGGCAGGCAGCAAAGATTGCCGCCAGAGTAGGTTACCCCCTGATAATAAAAGCCAGCTTCGGCGGGGGCGGAAAAGGCATGCGGATCTGCAATAATAAAAAAGAGCTTTTAGAATATTTCCCGGTCGCTATTTCCGAATCCAGATCATCGTTTGGCACCGGAGAAGTCTACATAGAGAAATATATCCCCAGACCGCGGCATATTGAATTTCAGATTATTGCCGACAACTACGGCCATATCTCATGCGTGGGGGAAAGGGAATGTTCCATACAGAGAAGACACCAGAAATTGATAGAAGAAGCGCCCTCAACAGCCCTGTCTGCCAGAGACCGCAGAGTAATGTCGGAAGTGGCCATAAAAGCAGCCCGGTGCATTGATTACCAGAACCTGGGAACCATAGAATTCCTGCTGGACAGTCATAACAATTTCTATTTTATAGAGATAAACACCAGGATACAGGTTGAGCATCCGGTAACCGAAATGGTAACCGGTATGGATCTTGTTAAACAGCAGATTAAACTGGCTGCCGGGGAAAAGCTTAAGCCAAGGAATAACCAGCTGGACCGGGGAAACAGCATAGAATTCAGGATAAATGCAGAAGATCCCGATAAGAATTTTTCGCCTTCGCCCGGCAAAATAACCGACTATTACCTGCCGGGAGGTCCGGGAATCAGGGTGGATACATTTATACATTCAAATTACACCATATCCCCTTTTTATGATTCACTGATAGCCAAACTCATAGTTTGGGGAAATGACCGCACCGAAGCCATTGCCAGATCAAAAAGAGCTTTGGAAGAATTTAAGGTGGAAGGAATAAAAACCACCATACCGTTTTATAAGAAAGTGCTGGAAAATAAAAAATTTGTTGAAGGCAAAATACATACCCACTTCATTGAAGAAGAACTGGGAGTTTAG
- a CDS encoding biotin transporter BioY, translating into MEVAEKAKIKIVFTIGFALMMAVGANCFFYLPFTPVPFTLQVLTVLLGAIVLGFPYSFYSQLIYLSLGFMGMGVFAGFKNAYIALAGPTAGYIMGFLAASFVSSYIYTKTGGRKGLILSLSAGLLSIYILGYGHMLIYFWGPDALSLKAVATTFKLAVAPFIVADIIKVLLVANIVNRWSTGGNS; encoded by the coding sequence ATGGAAGTAGCAGAAAAAGCAAAAATAAAAATTGTATTTACCATTGGTTTTGCCCTGATGATGGCAGTAGGGGCAAACTGTTTTTTTTATCTTCCCTTCACCCCGGTCCCCTTCACCCTTCAGGTATTGACCGTACTTCTGGGGGCCATTGTTCTAGGATTTCCCTATTCCTTTTATTCCCAGTTAATTTATCTGTCCCTAGGGTTTATGGGGATGGGAGTATTTGCAGGCTTTAAAAATGCCTACATTGCTCTTGCCGGTCCTACTGCCGGCTATATAATGGGATTTCTGGCAGCTTCTTTCGTATCCAGCTATATCTACACCAAAACCGGAGGAAGGAAAGGATTGATTCTGTCCCTGTCTGCCGGACTGCTGTCCATATATATTCTGGGCTACGGACATATGCTGATATATTTCTGGGGACCGGACGCCCTGAGCCTAAAGGCAGTGGCCACTACCTTTAAGCTGGCTGTAGCCCCCTTTATAGTTGCTGATATAATAAAAGTGCTGCTGGTGGCAAACATTGTTAACCGGTGGTCAACCGGAGGAAATAGCTGA